In Sphingobacterium sp. PCS056, the following proteins share a genomic window:
- a CDS encoding HAD family hydrolase, producing MNIQIDAYKHFSFDLWLTLIKSNPQFKINRNRLLRDFFSIDSSIEKIGETVRYYDLLANRISESTGIHFDANHIYYLILDQFKISFNQSDKQLQEFQKEVDTLFFKYKPILIDGHIKDLFKKISNQNKTISLLSNTAFITGESLRKILMDYELSDYFMFQLYSDEIGISKPNHSVFDMVFNKVNDHLRITKSEVVHIGDNKFADYLGAKNYGFQAILI from the coding sequence GATCTGTGGTTAACACTAATTAAATCTAATCCACAATTTAAAATTAATAGAAATAGGTTATTGAGAGATTTTTTTTCTATCGATTCTTCTATCGAAAAAATTGGTGAGACTGTAAGATATTATGATTTGTTAGCGAATAGAATAAGTGAGTCAACAGGAATTCATTTTGATGCAAATCACATTTATTATTTGATTCTTGATCAATTTAAAATCAGTTTTAATCAATCAGATAAGCAACTTCAAGAGTTTCAGAAGGAAGTAGATACTCTGTTTTTTAAATATAAACCTATTCTTATTGATGGTCATATAAAAGATCTATTTAAAAAAATAAGTAATCAAAATAAAACTATTAGTCTACTTAGTAATACAGCTTTTATTACAGGAGAATCTTTAAGGAAGATTTTGATGGATTATGAATTATCAGATTACTTTATGTTTCAACTTTATTCGGATGAAATTGGTATTTCTAAACCCAATCATAGCGTATTTGACATGGTATTTAACAAGGTGAATGATCATTTACGTATAACTAAAAGTGAAGTTGTTCATATCGGAGATAATAAATTTGCTGATTATTTAGGCGCTAAAAATTATGGGTTTCAGGCCATTTTAATATAA
- a CDS encoding PP2C family serine/threonine-protein phosphatase → MEALLKQIIKEFDVEENKIVEHTISKLIDNAQVCDLSKLIADTKQEIFKIFSMYREKEEFKERHITITNAHVKKKYEYIFDLQEFKNIGIKEVRNLSTIGLSFDVEQLKIYGVPTLAHSVDLQIVFYSKQDTNQSEDIKIVPFIVNADPKDLWRDVPSDRNMKFAKPDTDTFFDTFLDKKIVVASKRGRSHAHDGTFRDDDFAVKKLVDGWEIVAVADGAGSAKYAREGSKIASQFIVDSFNNQELLVELSNNIIDYFNPTDTEQLNAIAGTVENLEDVQPMIGQEQVENQILKVKSNVINILYKNVRNLHTMLVDFAKAESINLKDLNTTLIFALVKKFDFGYVSLTFGVGDCPINIINEDFDEVKLLNILDIGEFGGGTRFITMPEIFSNSNMALRFDINKFTDFSKMILMTDGIYDPKFVTENKLEDLDTWQSFIRDLEGENEDNIKVNFIEDENIEDQLLDWMDFWSKGNHDDRTLAIIY, encoded by the coding sequence ATGGAAGCGCTATTAAAACAAATAATAAAAGAGTTTGATGTTGAGGAAAATAAAATTGTAGAGCATACAATCTCAAAATTAATCGATAATGCTCAAGTCTGTGACTTGTCCAAGTTGATTGCAGATACAAAACAAGAAATATTTAAAATATTTTCTATGTATAGAGAAAAGGAAGAATTTAAGGAAAGGCATATTACAATAACGAATGCTCATGTCAAAAAAAAATATGAATATATTTTTGATTTGCAAGAGTTTAAAAATATTGGAATAAAGGAAGTTCGAAATCTAAGTACTATTGGATTATCATTCGATGTAGAGCAGCTCAAGATTTACGGAGTCCCTACTTTAGCTCACAGTGTAGATTTACAAATTGTATTTTATAGTAAACAGGATACGAATCAAAGTGAGGATATCAAAATTGTTCCTTTTATCGTAAACGCTGACCCCAAGGATCTTTGGAGGGATGTACCTAGCGATAGAAATATGAAATTTGCCAAACCAGATACGGATACTTTTTTTGATACTTTTTTAGATAAAAAGATTGTTGTGGCATCAAAAAGAGGACGTTCTCACGCTCATGATGGGACTTTTAGAGATGATGATTTTGCTGTTAAAAAATTAGTCGATGGATGGGAAATTGTTGCAGTCGCTGATGGTGCTGGTTCAGCAAAGTACGCTCGAGAAGGATCTAAAATCGCTTCACAATTTATTGTAGATAGTTTTAATAATCAAGAATTATTAGTAGAACTATCGAATAATATAATTGATTATTTTAATCCAACCGACACAGAGCAACTAAATGCTATAGCTGGTACTGTAGAGAATTTGGAAGATGTACAGCCCATGATAGGTCAAGAACAGGTCGAGAATCAAATTTTAAAGGTCAAATCTAATGTCATTAATATTTTGTACAAGAATGTTAGAAATCTTCATACGATGTTAGTTGATTTTGCTAAAGCTGAAAGTATTAATTTGAAAGATTTAAATACAACTTTAATATTTGCTTTAGTTAAGAAATTTGATTTCGGTTATGTTAGTCTAACTTTTGGTGTTGGAGATTGCCCTATAAATATTATCAATGAAGATTTTGATGAAGTCAAGCTATTAAATATATTGGATATTGGCGAGTTTGGTGGTGGAACCAGGTTTATTACGATGCCCGAAATTTTTAGTAATTCTAACATGGCACTAAGGTTTGATATCAATAAGTTCACTGATTTTTCAAAAATGATATTAATGACTGATGGTATTTATGATCCAAAATTTGTTACTGAAAATAAATTGGAAGATTTGGATACTTGGCAATCATTTATTCGTGATTTAGAAGGAGAAAATGAAGATAATATCAAAGTGAACTTTATTGAGGATGAGAATATTGAAGATCAGTTATTGGATTGGATGGATTTCTGGAGTAAAGGAAATCATGATGATAGAACCTTAGCTATTATTTATTAG
- a CDS encoding TerD family protein encodes MAINLQKGQRESIRSLKFTIGLGWDTNDSSTGSSYDLDASVFILGEDKKILSDNHFIFYNNLKSPNEAVVHTGDNLTGDGEGDDEQLLVDLGKIEANANEICIVITIHDAHTKNQNFGQVRNSFIRIVDSATGEELLKYELDEDFSVETAVEFGRIYKRNGEWKFEAVGAGMKGGLQDYLDRYQ; translated from the coding sequence ATGGCAATCAACTTACAAAAGGGACAAAGAGAGAGTATTAGATCTCTAAAGTTCACAATTGGCTTAGGCTGGGACACGAACGATTCTTCCACAGGAAGTTCGTACGATTTAGACGCTTCTGTTTTTATTTTGGGAGAGGATAAAAAAATATTATCTGACAATCATTTTATCTTTTATAACAATTTAAAATCACCAAATGAAGCTGTTGTACATACTGGAGATAATCTAACAGGGGATGGTGAAGGTGATGACGAACAATTGCTTGTGGATTTAGGTAAAATCGAGGCTAATGCAAATGAAATTTGCATTGTTATTACGATCCATGATGCACATACTAAAAACCAAAATTTTGGACAAGTACGTAATTCTTTTATCCGAATAGTTGATTCAGCTACAGGTGAAGAATTATTAAAGTACGAATTAGATGAAGACTTCTCTGTAGAAACAGCTGTCGAATTTGGAAGAATCTATAAAAGGAATGGGGAATGGAAATTTGAAGCTGTTGGGGCAGGTATGAAAGGCGGTTTACAAGATTATTTAGATAGATATCAATAA
- a CDS encoding vWA domain-containing protein, translated as MGRRLLAYFLLDTSGSMYGEPIQALNNGFNGLISMLRTDPQAMDSLYISVITFDRDVKNIIPLVDLASFNPIEIKCPESGPTHTGEALECVYNLVSSELIKGSSDRKGDWKPLLFIFTDGKPSDLQKYRSFLPKIKSLDFGIIVGCAAGPKAEVSFLTELTHDVVKLDTTDSNTLTTFFKWVSSSIEAGNKSQGTGEAITLPPPPSELNIVL; from the coding sequence ATGGGAAGAAGACTATTAGCTTATTTCCTATTAGATACCTCTGGGTCTATGTATGGAGAACCAATTCAAGCATTGAATAATGGGTTTAATGGACTTATTAGTATGCTTAGAACAGATCCTCAGGCGATGGATTCACTTTATATCAGCGTGATTACATTTGATCGTGATGTGAAAAATATAATTCCTTTAGTTGATCTAGCAAGTTTCAATCCTATTGAGATAAAGTGTCCAGAGAGTGGGCCAACACATACTGGGGAAGCACTGGAATGCGTGTATAACCTTGTTAGTAGTGAGCTGATTAAAGGTTCTTCTGATCGTAAGGGCGATTGGAAGCCTTTGCTTTTTATTTTTACAGATGGTAAGCCATCTGACTTGCAAAAGTACAGGTCTTTTTTACCAAAGATCAAATCGCTTGATTTCGGGATAATAGTCGGCTGTGCAGCAGGACCTAAAGCTGAAGTGAGTTTTTTAACTGAATTAACTCATGATGTTGTGAAGTTGGATACAACAGATTCCAACACTTTGACAACTTTCTTTAAATGGGTCAGTTCTTCCATAGAAGCAGGTAATAAATCCCAGGGGACAGGAGAAGCGATAACCTTGCCTCCTCCGCCCAGTGAATTAAATATTGTTTTGTAA
- a CDS encoding vWA domain-containing protein, which translates to MRRLPVYLILDTSGSMAGEPIEALKNGVQMMMHSLRQNPQAIETAHVSIITFDTEAKQIIPLTDLASFQMVDIKASGVTSLGAALSLLADKLDTEVAKTTLDQKGDWKPLTFIITDGIPTDDWEEGYKKLKNVNKGLIVGCAAGHAADDAILRKITASVVRLDNADSESISKFFQWVTASISVSSTKVEESGKEVTGLDQLPPPPSELVIVA; encoded by the coding sequence ATGAGAAGATTACCCGTATACCTGATTCTTGATACTTCGGGATCAATGGCTGGAGAGCCAATTGAAGCATTGAAAAACGGCGTGCAAATGATGATGCATTCCCTGCGTCAAAACCCACAAGCTATAGAAACAGCTCATGTAAGTATCATCACATTTGATACAGAAGCGAAACAAATAATCCCTTTAACAGATTTAGCATCGTTTCAGATGGTTGATATAAAAGCTTCTGGGGTCACCTCACTAGGTGCGGCTTTATCCCTGTTAGCAGATAAATTAGATACTGAAGTTGCAAAAACGACTTTAGACCAAAAAGGAGATTGGAAGCCTTTGACGTTTATAATAACTGATGGTATTCCTACAGATGATTGGGAAGAGGGGTATAAAAAATTGAAAAACGTAAACAAGGGGTTAATTGTAGGCTGTGCAGCAGGCCACGCTGCTGATGATGCTATTTTAAGAAAAATCACAGCGTCAGTAGTCCGTCTGGATAATGCTGATTCTGAAAGTATTTCTAAATTCTTTCAATGGGTAACAGCTTCAATATCTGTTTCTTCTACTAAAGTGGAAGAGTCCGGCAAGGAAGTGACGGGTCTAGATCAACTTCCTCCACCTCCCTCAGAATTAGTAATTGTAGCATAG
- a CDS encoding TerD family protein, which translates to MAINLQKGQRINLQKDNGVKLQNICVGVNWGAIEKKGWLGNVSKEAVDLDASCALFDDGKNIVDVVYFGNLISKDSSIKHSGDDLTGDMDGDDGLDNEIITLDFTKLHTNISSVAFILNSFRGHDFGTIPFASIRIYEGTPTRVNEVFATYNIAKGSNFSGHTSMIMGIFYKRNNEWKFNAIGEPTKDKKLEETIRSVQQSYL; encoded by the coding sequence ATGGCAATTAACTTACAAAAGGGACAACGGATTAATCTTCAGAAAGATAACGGAGTAAAACTTCAAAATATTTGTGTTGGTGTAAATTGGGGTGCAATCGAAAAAAAAGGATGGTTAGGTAATGTTTCAAAAGAAGCAGTTGATTTAGATGCTAGTTGTGCATTATTTGATGATGGAAAAAATATAGTTGATGTCGTCTATTTTGGAAATTTAATATCCAAAGATAGTTCAATTAAGCATAGTGGTGATGATTTGACAGGTGATATGGATGGAGATGATGGTTTGGATAATGAGATTATTACTTTAGACTTCACAAAACTACATACGAATATTAGTTCTGTTGCTTTTATATTAAACAGTTTTAGAGGACATGATTTTGGAACAATTCCTTTTGCTTCAATTCGCATATATGAAGGAACACCTACACGAGTTAATGAAGTTTTTGCTACTTATAATATTGCAAAAGGGAGTAATTTTTCAGGACATACATCTATGATCATGGGTATTTTTTATAAAAGAAATAATGAATGGAAATTTAATGCAATTGGAGAGCCTACTAAGGATAAGAAATTAGAGGAAACAATTAGAAGTGTTCAACAAAGTTATTTATAA
- a CDS encoding TerY-C metal binding domain-containing protein, with protein MMRRLPVYFLIDVSESMVGEPIEQVQDGIATIIKELKTDPYALETVWISIIGFAGKSKVITPLQDVITFYPPKIPIGGGTSIANGLKELMKAFDTDLVKTTYERKGDWKPIVFLFTDGIPTDESTSAIELWNSNYRTKSNLIIISIGDNTNLNLLSKLSDQVLLFNNTNANAYKEFFRWITASIKATSENINNTSQEGINLSKANGHIIEKIDTAKQFEIPDDNYVVLNGKCSHNDKLYLIKFRRQFEDFGLMDLQSKFYKVDGAYKIDEITYKEFSNHQDYLLKISTDELRGNPPCPYCGNRYALATCVCGGIHCIDDGVENTCPWCGNSGFYGSSESGFDINRTLG; from the coding sequence ATGATGAGAAGATTGCCAGTTTATTTCCTTATTGACGTTTCCGAATCCATGGTAGGAGAACCTATTGAACAAGTTCAAGATGGTATAGCCACGATTATTAAAGAACTTAAAACAGATCCTTATGCTTTAGAGACTGTTTGGATTTCAATAATTGGTTTTGCAGGTAAAAGTAAAGTCATAACACCTTTACAAGATGTTATTACATTTTATCCTCCAAAGATTCCTATAGGGGGAGGAACGTCTATAGCGAATGGTTTAAAAGAATTAATGAAGGCCTTTGATACAGATCTAGTCAAAACTACTTATGAGAGAAAGGGAGATTGGAAACCCATTGTATTTTTATTTACAGATGGTATTCCTACCGATGAATCTACATCTGCAATAGAACTTTGGAATTCAAATTACAGAACAAAATCTAATCTAATTATTATTTCTATTGGTGATAATACAAATTTGAATTTATTGAGTAAGCTTTCAGATCAAGTATTGCTATTCAACAATACAAATGCAAATGCTTATAAGGAGTTTTTTAGATGGATAACAGCTTCGATAAAAGCGACTAGTGAAAACATTAATAATACATCACAAGAGGGGATTAATTTAAGTAAGGCAAATGGTCATATTATAGAGAAAATAGATACCGCAAAACAATTTGAAATTCCAGATGATAATTATGTTGTTCTGAATGGTAAATGCTCTCATAATGATAAGCTTTATTTAATAAAATTTAGAAGACAGTTTGAAGATTTTGGTTTAATGGATCTACAATCAAAATTTTATAAAGTAGATGGAGCTTATAAAATAGATGAAATAACCTATAAAGAATTCTCAAATCATCAGGATTATCTTTTGAAGATATCTACAGATGAGCTTAGGGGAAATCCGCCGTGCCCTTATTGTGGTAATCGATATGCCTTAGCTACCTGTGTTTGTGGGGGAATTCATTGTATAGATGATGGAGTAGAGAATACTTGCCCCTGGTGCGGAAACTCTGGATTTTATGGCAGTTCTGAAAGTGGTTTTGATATTAATAGAACATTAGGCTAA
- a CDS encoding phosphoribosyltransferase family protein → MSYSLHKIIDQSNCPFSEKDYSLFKFGNISCAKRFANELFSGFIEEHFDLILAQNEIIVLSSPYYSIPTASNFLCYFFKENLNQFLFKNGRGACKESKIHRNQTYLDDYGNMDFNQRIGLIANDTYYIDRHYIDGKFCIFLDDIKITGSHEFTINKILDHYHVKGEFLFVYYAELINKDIHPNIENHYNYFAIQSLQDITNIINGDSFQFNTRLVKYLLQLNDMDFNTLVNNISSEKTNELMSLAVSNNYHLIDLLKNNIIKLEQLWQSTYKRDKERVLDL, encoded by the coding sequence ATGTCGTACAGTCTACATAAGATCATAGATCAATCAAATTGTCCTTTTTCAGAAAAGGATTATAGCCTTTTCAAATTTGGAAATATTTCTTGTGCTAAACGATTTGCTAATGAACTATTTAGTGGATTTATTGAAGAACATTTTGATTTAATATTAGCTCAAAATGAAATCATTGTGTTGTCAAGCCCTTATTATTCTATTCCTACAGCTTCAAATTTCTTATGTTATTTTTTTAAAGAAAACTTGAATCAATTCTTATTCAAAAATGGTCGTGGAGCCTGTAAAGAAAGTAAAATACATCGTAATCAAACTTATTTAGATGATTATGGAAATATGGATTTTAATCAAAGGATAGGTTTAATCGCTAATGATACTTATTATATAGACAGACACTATATAGATGGTAAGTTTTGTATTTTCTTAGATGATATAAAAATTACTGGAAGTCACGAATTTACCATCAATAAAATATTAGATCATTACCATGTTAAGGGAGAGTTCCTTTTCGTTTATTATGCAGAGCTTATCAACAAGGATATTCATCCCAATATAGAAAATCATTATAATTATTTCGCAATTCAATCATTGCAAGATATTACAAATATTATAAACGGCGATTCCTTCCAATTTAACACACGTTTAGTAAAATATCTTTTGCAATTAAATGATATGGATTTTAACACGCTGGTAAATAATATTAGCTCAGAAAAGACAAATGAGTTAATGAGTTTGGCCGTGAGTAATAATTATCACTTAATCGATTTATTAAAAAACAATATTATAAAATTAGAACAATTATGGCAATCAACTTACAAAAGGGACAAAGAGAGAGTATTAGATCTCTAA